The following are encoded together in the Flavihumibacter fluvii genome:
- a CDS encoding sulfite exporter TauE/SafE family protein: MTEILSLVLATMVGLSLGLIGSGGSILTVPILVYVMGINPVLATAYSLFIVGATSLVGGIQSATQKRVDFKTVFIFGIPSIAAVYATRMWLVPLIPNELFTVGSLVITKSIALMLLFAVVMIAASISMIRPGKKEAPDEDTPMVYNYPMILLEGLVVGMLTGLVGAGGGFLIIPALVILARMPMKLAVGTSLFIIAAKSLIGFIGDLQGNQVIEWKLLLEFMGFAVAGIFIGILLSKKIPGEKLKKSFGWFVLVMGFYIIIKEIFFPGGGGH, from the coding sequence ATGACGGAAATATTAAGTCTTGTTTTGGCAACTATGGTGGGTCTGTCACTTGGCCTAATAGGCAGTGGCGGATCAATTTTAACAGTTCCCATTCTGGTCTATGTAATGGGTATAAATCCTGTCCTTGCTACGGCATACTCCCTTTTTATAGTTGGTGCGACCTCCCTCGTAGGAGGTATTCAAAGCGCCACCCAGAAAAGGGTGGATTTTAAAACCGTATTCATTTTCGGGATCCCGTCAATTGCAGCGGTTTATGCGACCCGCATGTGGCTGGTTCCCCTGATTCCAAATGAACTCTTTACTGTTGGCAGTCTGGTGATAACCAAATCGATTGCCCTGATGTTATTATTTGCAGTGGTGATGATTGCTGCATCGATCAGTATGATCCGGCCAGGCAAAAAGGAAGCGCCAGATGAGGATACCCCTATGGTATACAATTATCCGATGATCCTGTTGGAAGGACTCGTGGTAGGTATGCTGACCGGATTAGTAGGTGCGGGTGGCGGTTTCCTGATCATTCCCGCATTGGTTATACTGGCCCGGATGCCCATGAAATTAGCTGTAGGCACTTCCCTGTTCATCATTGCCGCGAAATCGCTGATCGGGTTTATCGGTGACCTGCAAGGCAACCAGGTAATCGAATGGAAATTATTACTGGAGTTTATGGGATTTGCAGTAGCCGGTATATTTATAGGCATCCTGCTATCTAAGAAAATCCCTGGTGAGAAATTGAAAAAAAGCTTTGGCTGGTTTGTACTGGTGATGGGATTCTACATCATTATCAAGGAAATTTTCTTCCCCGGAGGCGGCGGTCACTAG
- a CDS encoding MBL fold metallo-hydrolase gives MTIEQIYTGCLAQGAYYITSNGEAVIIDPLRETQPYIARLEKDKVKLKYILETHFHADFVSGHVDLAKATGAAIVYGPNAKPEFEFISAKDGQEFKVGDVTIKVLHTPGHTMESTTYLLKDENGKDHCIFSGDTLFLGDVGRPDLAQKAAHMTQEELAGLLYESLTTKIMPLADDVIVYPAHGAGSACGKNMMKETVDTLGNQKRVNYALNQPNKEAFIKAVTEGLTPPPAYFGLNVAMNKQGYESFETVLNNGMRALTPDEFEAAAENTEALVLDTRSNNEFYKGFIPQSVNIGLSGDFAPWVGSMIVDVKQPLLLVTDPGLEEEAVTRLSRVGFDNILGHLKGGFAAWLAAGKEADVVDRITAEQFAKEANLETEKVIDVRKESEYSAEHVENAYNRPLAYINDWIKDINPEEHFYIHCAGGYRSMIAASILQARGYRNFTEIEGGFKSISETTIPKTDFVCQSKVMKA, from the coding sequence ATGACTATAGAACAAATTTATACCGGATGCCTTGCACAGGGAGCATATTATATTACCAGCAATGGCGAAGCCGTTATTATTGATCCGCTACGTGAAACCCAGCCCTACATTGCCAGGTTGGAAAAAGACAAGGTCAAATTAAAATACATCCTGGAAACCCACTTCCATGCTGATTTTGTGAGTGGGCACGTAGACCTCGCGAAAGCTACAGGGGCAGCAATTGTTTATGGTCCAAATGCAAAACCTGAATTTGAATTCATCTCGGCTAAAGATGGCCAGGAGTTCAAAGTGGGTGATGTAACCATTAAAGTATTACATACACCCGGGCATACCATGGAAAGCACCACCTATCTTCTAAAAGATGAAAATGGAAAAGACCATTGCATCTTTAGTGGTGATACCTTATTCCTGGGTGATGTTGGTCGCCCGGATCTTGCACAAAAGGCTGCCCATATGACACAGGAAGAATTAGCCGGACTACTGTATGAAAGCCTGACCACCAAGATCATGCCACTGGCGGACGATGTGATTGTATATCCTGCCCATGGCGCCGGAAGTGCCTGCGGAAAAAATATGATGAAAGAAACCGTGGATACCCTGGGCAACCAGAAAAGGGTGAATTATGCCCTGAACCAACCTAATAAGGAGGCCTTCATCAAAGCGGTAACCGAAGGGTTAACTCCACCGCCTGCCTACTTCGGGTTGAATGTAGCCATGAACAAACAAGGCTATGAAAGTTTCGAAACCGTTTTGAATAATGGCATGCGCGCGCTTACACCAGATGAATTTGAGGCCGCTGCAGAAAATACAGAAGCGCTGGTACTTGATACCCGTTCAAATAATGAATTCTACAAGGGGTTTATCCCGCAATCGGTAAATATTGGCCTCTCGGGAGACTTTGCGCCATGGGTTGGTTCTATGATCGTGGATGTAAAACAGCCGCTCCTGCTAGTAACAGATCCGGGGCTGGAAGAAGAAGCCGTTACCCGCTTAAGCAGGGTTGGTTTTGATAATATCCTGGGACACCTGAAAGGTGGGTTTGCGGCCTGGCTGGCAGCTGGTAAAGAAGCAGATGTAGTAGACCGGATCACAGCCGAACAGTTTGCAAAAGAAGCCAATCTTGAAACAGAAAAAGTGATTGATGTACGTAAGGAAAGTGAATACTCGGCAGAACATGTGGAAAATGCTTACAACCGTCCATTAGCCTATATAAACGACTGGATCAAGGATATCAATCCGGAGGAGCATTTTTACATCCATTGCGCAGGTGGATACCGTAGCATGATCGCTGCCTCCATCTTGCAGGCAAGGGGTTACAGGAACTTTACTGAGATCGAAGGCGGATTTAAAAGCATCAGTGAAACAACAATCCCAAAAACAGATTTTGTTTGCCAGAGTAAAGTAATGAAGGCCTGA
- a CDS encoding peroxiredoxin, which yields MEQQLTYTMPRIGDKAPDFDALTTIGQLNFSDYNKGSWVILFSHPADFTPVCTTELSGFAKEKEFFAAHNTKLMGLSIDSIHSHIAWVNAVQEKTGILFEFPIIADIDMKVAKLYGMLQPGESETSAVRAVFMIDPEGKVRLIMYYPLNIGRNMEEIKRTLLALQTSDTNKCAMPLNWEPGKKVIVPAPKTIKALAERKSSNLEMVDWYLALKSI from the coding sequence ATGGAACAACAATTAACATACACAATGCCCAGGATTGGCGATAAAGCCCCGGATTTTGACGCATTGACAACCATTGGTCAATTAAATTTCTCAGATTACAATAAAGGAAGCTGGGTTATCCTGTTCTCACATCCTGCAGACTTCACACCAGTTTGTACCACTGAGTTGAGTGGGTTTGCCAAAGAAAAAGAATTCTTTGCTGCGCATAATACCAAACTGATGGGTCTCAGCATAGACAGTATCCATTCCCATATTGCCTGGGTAAATGCCGTTCAGGAAAAAACGGGTATCCTGTTTGAATTTCCCATTATTGCTGATATAGACATGAAGGTGGCAAAATTATATGGCATGCTACAGCCAGGTGAAAGTGAAACTTCAGCCGTGAGGGCAGTATTCATGATTGACCCGGAAGGAAAGGTTCGGCTCATCATGTACTATCCGCTTAATATTGGCAGGAATATGGAAGAAATTAAACGGACCTTACTAGCCTTGCAAACTTCAGATACCAACAAATGTGCCATGCCACTAAACTGGGAACCTGGCAAAAAAGTAATTGTTCCTGCGCCAAAAACCATTAAAGCACTGGCAGAGAGGAAGTCCAGTAATCTTGAAATGGTGGACTGGTATCTTGCACTTAAATCCATTTAA